A genomic window from Triticum urartu cultivar G1812 chromosome 7, Tu2.1, whole genome shotgun sequence includes:
- the LOC125524836 gene encoding receptor-like protein 52, whose amino-acid sequence MSTSTRPFDRLLIGILLLLLVCKSSSQPTSGDQTTLLAIKNQWRNPWQLVSWDPVTNPDHCNWIGVVCRGGRSGAVTGISLPKLNITGKVPESRLDLSYNNLTGGFPDAQLYACSQLRFLDLSNNAFHGVLADDISRLSPAMEHLNLSTNQFRGAVPAAVAGLPGLRSLLLDNNQFTGAYPAAEISKLAGLEQLTLASNPFAPAPAPPQFAKLTNLIYLWMSEMNMTGEIPKAYSSLVNLQLIAITDNNLTGEIPAWVWQHPRLENLYLFNNGLTGTLPRKITAVNLIELDVSSNQLTGEIPEDIGNLKNLSILFMYANQLTGSIPASIAMFPNLRDIRLFENKLSGELPTELGKNSPLGNLEICNNNLSGPLRPCRLQQQLLGPAPEVPERLHPAEQHHAVQQQLLGRLPSKDMVISEVDQCQYTEQRFHRVFTGQYM is encoded by the coding sequence ATGTCGACGAGTACCCGTCCCTTCGACCGTCTACTCATCGGCATCCTCCTACTCCTactggtttgcaaatcaagctcGCAGCCCACCTCCGGCGACCAAACCACCCTCCTAGCTATCAAGAACCAGTGGAGAAACCCTTGGCAGCTTGTCTCTTGGGACCCCGTCACCAACCCCGATCACTGCAACTGGATCGGCGTGGTCTGCCGTGGCGGACGCTCCGGGGCTGTGACGGGGATATCCTTGCCGAAGCTCAACATTACCGGCAAGGTACCGGAGTCTCGCCTCGACCTCTCGTACAACAACCTCACCGGCGGGTTCCCGGACGCCCAGCTCTATGCCTGCTCCCAGCTCCGATTCCTCGACCTCTCCAACAACGCCTTCCACGGGGTCCTCGCTGATGACATCAGCCGCCTGTCACCGGCGATGGAGCACCTCAACCTGTCGACAAATCAGTTCCGCGGCGCCGTGCCGGCAGCGGTGGCCGGGCTGCCAGGGCTGAGGTCGCTGCTTCTTGACAACAACCAGTTCACCGGGGCCTACCCAGCTGCCGAGATAAGCAAGCTCGCCGGGCTCGAGCAGCTGACGCTTGCCTCGAACCCGTTCGCGCCAGCGCCTGCGCCGCCGCAGTTCGCCAAGCTGACCAACCTGATCTACCTCTGGATGTCTGAGATGAACATGACCGGCGAGATCCCCAAGGCCTACTCGAGCCTAGTGAACCTGCAACTGATCGCCATAACGGATAACAATCTCACCGGTGAGATCCCGGCGTGGGTCTGGCAGCACCCCAGACTCGAGAACTTGTACCTGTTCAACAATGGACTCACCGGCACACTGCCGCGCAAAATCACGGCGGTGAACTTGATAGAACTTGATGTTTCGTCGAACCAACTCACTGGAGAAATACCGGAAGACATTGGTAACCTCAAGAACCTGAGCATACTGTTCATGTACGCCAATCAGCTCACGGGAAGCATTCCAGCAAGCATAGCGATGTTTCCAAATCTCAGGGACATCAGGCTATTTGAAAACAAGCTCTCTGGCGAGCTGCCGACCGAGCTTGGAAAGAACTCGCCGCTCGGAAACCTCGAGATCTGCAACAACAACCTGTCAGGCCCACTACGGCCTTGTCGTCTTCAACAACAACTTCTCGGGCCAGCTCCCGAAGTGCCTGAGCGACTGCATCCTGCTGAACAACATCATGCTGTCCAACAACAGCTTCTCGGGCGACTTCCCAGCAAAGATATGGTCATTTCCGAAGTTGACCAATGTCAGTATACAGAACAACGGTTTCACCGGGTATTTACCGGCCAATATATGTGA
- the LOC125521175 gene encoding uncharacterized protein LOC125521175: MDGCRKVIGLDGCFFKGATNGELLCAVGRDANNQMYPLAWAVVEKENNDSWDWFCSLLFRDVNVLDGEGWVIISDQRKGIITAVSNWAPRAEHRNCARHIYANWRMKFKNKEWQKPFWACAKAASVSFFNYCRAKLAQLTVLGSRAMLKTDPKHWCRAWFKLGSNCDSVDNNMCESFNKWIVEARFLPILFMLETIRRMVMVRIQENRDKCEKWDDPICPNINKKLSKAIDVSGICHAVSNGNNCFEVQHGSQRFTVDLNQMTCSCRYWQLSGIVCAHAVSAIHQHTNQLHGYVASCYSVEAFKKTYAYCLQPVEGPQGWPESDKPKPLAPGYVKMPGRPRKERKREGTEKPKATKVSRVGTLIRCRKCKCTGHNKTTCPGNAASSSNGPATIGQNAASGNATSGNAARSFTKSRSNAKASKMSTSKANVKTSQQSTSRKRADTTDENLGPVQKRANKSLGLPKHKMKASSNIAVKNVTANVQSSSSFTVNVTSGAATSQVGGNKRAK; the protein is encoded by the exons ATGGATGGCTGTAGGAAGGTTATTGGACTTGACGGCTGCTTTTTCAAGGGAGCAACCAATGGAGAGCTTTTATGTGCCGTAGGGAGGGATGCCAACAACCAGATGTACCCTTTGGCATGGGCAGTTGTTGAAAAAGAGAACAATGATAGTTGGGATTGGTTTTGTTCTTTACTTTTCAGAGATGTGAATGTGCTAGATGGTGAAGGTTGGGTGATTATATCAGATCAACGAAAG GGTATCATCACCGCAGTTTCAAACTGGGCACCGAGGGCTGAACATAGGAATTGTGCCAGGCATATTTATGCCAACTGGAGGATGAAGTTCAAGAACAAGGAATGGCAGAAGCCATTCTGGGCTTGTGCAAAGGCTGCAAGTGTAAGTTTTTTCAACTATTGCAGAGCCAAGCTTGCTCAACTTACTGTCCTTGGATCTAGAGCAATGTTAAAAACTGATCCAAAGCATTGGTGTAGAGCATGGTTCAAATTAGGTAGCAATTGTGACTCTGTCGACAATAATATGTGCGAAAGTTTTAACAAGTGGATAGTAGAAGCTAGGTTTCTCCCAATTCTTTTCATGCTAGAGACAATTAGGAGAATGGTGATGGTTAGAATACAAGAGAACAGAGACAAGTGTGAGAAATGGGATGATCCTATATGTCCCAATATAAACAAGAAATTAAGCAAGGCCATCGATGTATCTGGTATATGTCATGCAGTTAGCAATGGAAATAACTGTTTTGAGGTGCAACATGGATCTCAAAGGTTTACAGTTGATCTCAATCAAATGACCTGTAGCTGTAGGTATTGGCAGTTATCTGGTATAGTTTGTGCTCATGCCGTCTCTGCAATCCATCAACACACCAATCAGTTACATGGTTATGTGGCTAGTTGCTACTCAGTGGAAGCATTCAAGAAAACCTATGCATATTGCCTGCAACCAGTTGAAGGACCCCAAGGTTGGCCGGAATCAGACAAGCCTAAACCACTAGCTCCTGGATATGTTAAGATGCCAGGAAGGCCTCggaaagagagaaaaagagagggTACTGAAAAACCAAAAGCTACCAAAGTTTCGAGGGTTGGAACTTTGATTAGATGCAGGAAATGCAAGTGCACTGGTCACAATAAAACTACATGTCCAGGAAATGCCGCTTCGAGTTCAAATGGACCAGCTACTATTGGACAAAATGCAGCTTCAGGAAATGCAACTTCAGGAAATGCCGCTAGATCATTTACCAAGTCCAGAAGCAATGCAAAAGCCTCCAAGATGTCTACTTCCAAG GCAAATGTGAAAACATCCCAACAAAGCACCAGCCGAAAAAGAGCAGATACAACTGATGAGAACCTTGGTCCTGTGCAAAAGAGGGCAAATAAATCCCTAGGACTGCCTAAGCACAAGATGAAGGCTTCCTCCAATATTGCTGTAAAAAATGTGACAGCAAACGTGCAGTCTAGCTCATCATTTACAGTCAATGTTACATCTGGTGCTGCAACTTCTCAAGTTGGAGGAAATAAAAGAGCAAAATAA
- the LOC125523632 gene encoding G-type lectin S-receptor-like serine/threonine-protein kinase At2g19130: protein MSSNSGLKIFSNMQIKKATKNFSEKLGEGGFGCVYKGELAGFSLVAVKNLKSIGQGEKEFRAEVQTIGIIHHINIVRLFGFCAEGLKRVLVYEYMENGSLSSHLFLKSSAVLTWDLRYHIALGTARGLAYLHEECKECIIHCDMKPDNVLLDAEFCPKIADFGMAKLLGRDFSRALTTMRGTIGYLAPEWISGLPITHKTDVYSYGMMLLEIISGRRNSEKIKEGKFTYFPIFAAIKVNEGDAMCLLDSRLEGQADGEQLSRACRTACWCIQDAEDDRPMMGQVVHMLENVMDVEIPPTPRSLEHYVGMEDCSYSAEPDNLF from the coding sequence ATGAGTTCCAATAGCGGCCTCAAGATCTTTTCAAACATGCAAATAAAGAAGGCAACGAAGAATTTCTCCGAAAAACTTGGAGAAGGGGGTTTCGGCTGTGTTTACAAGGGGGAATTGGCAGGTTTCTCTCTAGTGGCAGTCAAAAATCTAAAAAGCATCGGACAAGGGGAAAAGGAATTCCGAGCAGAAGTACAGACAATTGGCATAATTCACCACATCAATATTGTCCGGTTATTTGGTTTTTGTGCGGAAGGGCTGAAAAGGGTTCTGGTATATGAGTACATGGAGAATGGTTCTTTGAGTTCTCATCTGTTTTTAAAGAGTTCGGCCGTATTAACCTGGGATCTCCGGTACCATATTGCACTTGGAACTGCAAGAGGCTTGGCTTATCTCCATGAGGAATGTAAAGAATGCATTATACATTGTGACATGAAGCCAGACAATGTACTTCTTGATGCAGAGTTCTGCCCCAAGATTGCGGACTTCGGCATGGCCAAGCTTCTAGGTCGAGATTTCAGCAGGGCTTTGACAACAATGCGAGGGACCATTGGATATCTTGCACCGGAGTGGATATCGGGGTTACCGATCACACATAAGACCGATGTTTACAGCTATGGCATGATGCTTCTTGAAATCATATCTGGTCGAAGGAACTCAGAGAAAATTAAGGAAGGAAAGTTCACATACTTTCCCATCTTTGCGGCAATCAAGGTGAATGAGGGAGATGCTATGTGTCTGCTGGACAGTAGGTTGGAAGGCCAGGCAGATGGAGAGCAGCTGAGCAGAGCTTGCAGAACTGCATGCTGGTGCATTCAAGATGCTGAGGATGACAGGCCGATGATGGGACAAGTTGTTCACATGCTGGAGAATGTCATGGATGTCGAAATCCCACCTACTCCAAGGTCACTTGAACACTATGTTGGCATGGAGGATTGCTCATACTCTGCGGAACCAGATAACTTGTTCTAA